One genomic window of Gemmatimonadota bacterium includes the following:
- a CDS encoding cytochrome c oxidase assembly protein, which produces MMLAPAPLLAALHGGAAFSWTHGEAHPSVLAGCGLLLAAYLAGIGPLRRRYALGDAVGPGRVACFLLGLLTMLLALNGPIHDLSDNFLFSAHMVQHLLLMLIMPPLLLLGTPGWLLRPLLRPAAVMRALRLATRPLAAFAIYNVVFIAWHLPRFYNAALEHHDLHIVQHLMFMAAAVLMWWPVVTPLPELGRLAGPLQMLYLFAFGVPMSIVSALITLSERVLYPFYERAPRVFALSALDDQQLGGLIMWVPGGLIFWVAITVVFFRWARGEEQEEAQQRLMLAAASH; this is translated from the coding sequence TGCTGGCGCCGGCTCCGCTCCTGGCCGCGCTGCACGGCGGTGCGGCCTTCTCCTGGACACACGGGGAGGCGCACCCCAGCGTTCTCGCGGGGTGCGGGCTGCTGCTGGCCGCCTACCTGGCCGGGATCGGGCCGCTGCGACGGCGTTATGCCCTGGGCGACGCCGTCGGCCCGGGCCGCGTCGCCTGCTTCCTCCTGGGACTGCTGACCATGCTCCTGGCGCTCAACGGGCCGATCCACGACCTGAGCGACAACTTCTTGTTCAGCGCGCACATGGTGCAGCACCTGCTGCTCATGCTGATCATGCCGCCGCTGCTGCTGCTGGGCACTCCCGGCTGGCTGCTCCGGCCGCTGCTGCGGCCGGCTGCTGTGATGCGCGCCCTCCGCCTCGCGACCCGGCCGCTCGCCGCCTTTGCCATCTACAACGTGGTCTTCATTGCCTGGCACCTGCCGCGCTTCTACAACGCGGCGCTCGAGCATCACGACTTGCACATCGTGCAGCACCTCATGTTCATGGCGGCGGCGGTGCTCATGTGGTGGCCAGTCGTGACCCCGCTGCCAGAGCTGGGCCGGCTGGCGGGCCCGCTCCAGATGCTGTACCTCTTTGCTTTCGGCGTGCCCATGTCCATCGTGTCCGCGCTGATCACGCTCTCCGAGCGCGTGCTCTACCCCTTCTACGAGAGGGCGCCGCGCGTCTTCGCGCTCTCCGCGCTGGACGACCAGCAGCTCGGTGGGCTGATCATGTGGGTGCCGGGCGGGCTCATCTTCTGGGTGGCCATTACGGTGGTCTTTTTCCGCTGGGCGCGAGGCGAGGAGCAGGAGGAGGCGCAGCAGCGGCTGATGCTCGCCGCCGCGTCGCACTAA